Genomic DNA from Oncorhynchus clarkii lewisi isolate Uvic-CL-2024 chromosome 5, UVic_Ocla_1.0, whole genome shotgun sequence:
acgtcatcatcatcaccaacaacaatatcttcaccaacaacaacatcttcaccaacaacaacaacatcacaaacaacatcatcgtcatcatcaccaacaacattataaacaccaacatcaacaccaccaacaacatcatcaccaacaacaacgCCATTAGATTACCCATCACCAACAACATCAccaaacacatcatcatcaccaacgaCATCACTaccttatcatcatcatcaccaacaacatcatcatcaacatcataccaacaacatcattatcatcaccaacaacatcatcaccaccaacaACATCGTCATCATAATCATCACCAACAACATTATAATCATCACCAAcaacatcatcaccaccaacaACATCATAATCATCACCAACAAcatcatcaccaacaacaacaccattaTATtaaccatcaacaacaacatcaccaacaacatcatcaccaatgacatcatcactaccttatcatcatcaccaacaacaTCATTATTAACCCCAAcaacatcatcaccaccaacatcatcatcaacatcaccaacaaacatcATCACTAccttatcatcatcaccaccaacaacagcatcatcataatcatcaccaacaacatcaccaccaacatcatcatcatcataatcatccccaacaacatcaccaccaacaacatcatcatcatcgtcaacATCCCCAACAACATCATCACTaccttatcatcatcatcatcatcatcatcaccaccaacaacaccatcatcatcatccccaacatcatcatcaccaacaacaccatcatcatcatcaccaacagcaacatcatcaccaccactaacaacatcaccaacaacaacatcatcagcATCATTATCACCAACAATAACATCATCACCAAcaacctcatcatcatcatcaccaacaacaacatcatcatcaccaacaacaacattatcaacaacaacattaccatcaacaacaacattaccaacaacaacatcatcaccaacaacatcatcaccaacaacaacatcatcatcaccaacatcatCACAAACAACATCACCATAacaaacaccatcatcatcacccaaACAAAATCATTGTCATCACCAACAACcacatcatcattattatcatcaccaacatcatcatcatgaccaacatcatcatcaccactgacAACATCTttatcaccaacaacaacatcatcacaaacaacatcatcatcatcatcacccaaACAAAATCATTGTCATCAccaacatcatcattattatcatcaccaacaacaacatcatcatcatcaccaacaacatcatcaccaacaacaacatcatcatcatcaccaacaacaacatcatcatcaccaacaacaTTATCACCAACAACAttatcaccaacaacaacatcatcctcAATAAAAACAGCAGCCAGTGGAGAGCCACTCACTGATATATGAAGGACTGACCTGCTCAACTCTAGTCTTCATAAACCTCTTGGTGCAGTCTGACAGGGTTATAAGGGCAATACAAATGATAGATGAGAAAATGCACACTCACTGAAAGTTCTTTATTTAAGAAATGTTATGTTTATAACCTCTGCTGCTACTAATGAATGTAAAACGACAGTATCTAAAGActgaaggaagagagggggagggtggtgggggggtagagagatggaaagagtgagaggaaaagagagggagagaggagggtcttTAGAGCTGCAATGAATGTCAAATAGACATCATAGAGAcagagaagatggggagagaggaaggtggtcaggtcagagagaatgggatgggaggaggTGATGGGTCAAGCTTTGGTCATGTCCAACAGAGAGGATCTGACTCACTCCTCtcacagctcattaataacacaGACGATATACTCAGCTCAGTAATGACCCAACtacgtcacaaatggcaccctatttcctatttactgcactacttttgaccagggcctatagggctctggacaaaagtagtgcactatattgggaatagggtgcaattttggATGTTGACCCACTCACACAAAGTGATCACACAGTCACGTTAGTAACACACTACAGTGACCACACTGACCACAGAGGCCAGTGACCCTCCCTCCGCTCTGGGAGATTCAGACTAAGAATATCATAGGTGTCAGTAGGTTCAGAGTTAAAAGAAAGACAGAATAGCatcagtgtacagtatatacaggatcTCCCTCAGTCAGTGATAGTAGTGTACttaactcctcctctctcctcctctttcactaaCAGCACAGATACTCCACTCATCTGTATGGCTAGAAACGACACACTCTCTGATCCATTTTCTGATAGATAGAAGTagaacacacatgcatgcacacacacacacacacacacacacacacacacacacacacacacacacacacacacacacacacactttaagctTTAGAATATAATAAGAGCGTCATGGTCTATGTGTGACCTATCAGTTTAACTAGCGGAGCCAGAAGGCAGATATTCTAAGAAGCGTTGTTATCTGTGCAGACATTATCCCCAGCGCCCTATACAGCAATATTCTGGAGCTATATGTATTTCTATAGAGGGCTCTGATTAGCCCTATCTTTGATTTATGCTAATCTTTGACCATGTAAAACCTCACATCTTTAACTAAAAATAGACTCCTTTTTCTCCGGTCACCACAGGGATAAAGACCTTTATGTTAGAAATAGACTGCTATCAAAGAAAGAGACATTTTAAATAGAGAGATATGAAACAGGGATTTTGAAGAAAGAGAGGTGTACACATGGAGAGATATGAGAGCATATTGAGAGTTCAGAGTAACTTAAATCGGGTTGGTATGTCACCTCCACCAATCATATTACTCCATGACATCATCATCTAACGTGTGCCCGTCCGTCTCCCTGTGGCGCTGTTTGATGGTGTCACTGCCACACAGACGTAGGTACCAAGTTGTGTGAGGCATGTTGCGTGTGCCGTCTTTTAGTAAAAGGTGTTGCATGTGTGTTGGGACATGAAATGCTGTACGTTGCTATTGTAGCCATGACGTCTGACGGCTGTGAACTCTCTTTCTGATTGGCAGAATATCAACCAATTAGAGCTTTTCGGAGACATCTCCACACTCCCGGACATCTACTCCCCCTCGGtgagtacaccccccccccccctcctcccctctctctcatatgACCTTTGACCTGGTTTATCTGACGGAGGAATCATGTTATTGTTTATACTGGCTGGCAGAACCAAGCATACAGTGTACTGtagtgatttgtgtgtgtgtgtgtgtgtccgtttggCTCCCCTGTGGGAATAAAGTGGTTTTAACCtgttcctctccctttccctcccaccCTAGACCCCTGCCTCTCCAGCCAACACCCTGGACCCGTCTCTGGGCCTGCAGCCCCTCACAGAACTCTTCAACCCCTTCAATCCCGCCTCTGTACCCTCAGGTAGGAACtaatctctcctttcctctttgcAGCAGAGTTGGAACAAGCAGCTCTGAGAAGATATGAGTCAGTTataatgagtctgtgtagttctaTGAGTTTGGGACTGTCTGAATAAATCTATGCATGATAATGACTGAGGTTCATTGTGGACGTAATGACCATAGTTCAGTAGGACCATTAAGACACAATATTAACTACAGGCTAAAGTAGGTCACTGTACTGCAGTGGTAAATGGGGTactctgtgtttatgtgtgtgtgcatgtgtatgtgtgtgtgctatgtGCATGTGTATAACTCGCTCGTCTACTCTCTCTGTCCAGGTTATGTGGCGATGGGAGCGGTACCTACAGGTCAGGTGTGGTCGCAGCAGGCTTTTTCTGCCCAGGCAGGTCCTCTGTTTGGGGTCCAGTCCCCCCTGGGTCAGTCCCTCCCTGTAGCCCAGGTCCTGCCTGGAGGCCAGCCTCTCATCTGGGGCCAGGCCAACCTCTTCCCTGCTACACAGCAGCAGTGGGCCGCTATGACGGGAGCaggtatatacacacagacacaaacatctatgtatgcacgcatacacacagggATGAACTAACGTgcgcatgctctctctctctcacacacgcacgcacacacacacacacacacacacacacacacacacacacacacacacagtaaaaagtGTATTGTCCTGCATCTAGGGTTCCCTGCTACAGCCTACCTCCCAGCCCAGCCAGGATCTCTGCCTGCCATGCCTGCCATGTTCCTCCCTGTCAATCAACCCTGTGACAGCCTATCATCTGCCAGCGCTGCCTCTAACCCCGCCCCCTCATCAGCCTCAAGTCCACAGCATGCAGAGAGGCAGCGGCAGAAGATGAGCAAGGTAGGAGAATTGTATTCTAtagatgaaaaaaatatatacatgctATTTACCAAGCAAGTCATTGGAGAACCAATTCACATTGATAGTAATGGCATGGCCAAGACACAAAAACTCTATACAATACTGTCACTTTTTATTGGCCAAAATGTTAGTGTGTCTTTAACAtcttctactctctctgtaggAGATGTTTAAGGACTTCCAGCTAGCGAAGCCCCCTGCCATGCCTGCTAAGATGGGGGACCAGCACCCCTGTCTAGCTGGGACCTCGGAGGCCTTCAGCTCCTATTTCAGCCGTGTGGGGACCGTCACCGATACAGATGACTGTGACGACTTTGACATCTCTCAGCTCAACCTCACTCCTGTCACCTCCACCACTCCCTCCACTAACTCACGTATGTACACACTCATGGCTGTTTGATTTGTGTTTATAGCTAAATGACTCTCTGTTTGGAAGTTGtctcctcccttcacccctcaTACCGCTCTACCTCCATTTTTGCCTCCCTGTCTTTTTGATTTTCTGTATCTCATTTAATTAGTTGTCATTTGTCATCATCATCAAtaaaactgcagagagacagttGCTGGGGAGGTACTTTATGCTGAATCTGTACTTtcatcccatctctctccaccccttccccctctcctcccccagctccGACCCCGGCCCCCAGACAGAGTTCTCCATCTAAATCGGCGGCGTCTCACGTTAGTGACCACATTGACCACATCAGTGATCCCCCCACAGACGCCACCGACCCCTCCACAGATGACTCGTTCGGTGAGGTTGAGGGCAGCCCCAGTcgaagtggagaggaggatgcggtgagtgcgtgtgtgtgagtgtgagtgtgtgtgtgtgtgtgtgtgtgtgtgtgtgtgtgtgtgtgtgtgtgtgtgtgtgtgtgtgtgtgtgtgtgtgtgtgtgtgtgtgtgtgtgtgtgtgtgtgtgtgtgtgtgtgtgtgtgtgtgtgtgtgtgtggggccagTAAAGTGTTAAATGAGCTGCTGGAGGTGTCAGATAGATCATTAAGATGTTGTTAATGTTAGCAGGTAGCTCCATACATCACTTCCTCTATAGCACCCTGTTATTATTCAACTGATGAACTAGTGTCTTTCCGAGGGCAATTCATATTTATTATTTATCTGGATTCAAGagcgggagagaaggagagagagagagaatgagaaagtgtGAGacagagtgaatgagagagagaaagagagggagggagagagagaggtaggtaggtaggtacataaacagtgctgtgagacagggatacatagagagagaggaatgggaaaGCACTGGGGTCACAAACCTGACAATGGTAGAAAAAAACTGAATTGGAAGCGATGCCTTCTACCATTGATTCTGTATGCCAGTCAGTCAATTCCAAAGtactctctctatcttctctctccccctgcccccacccctctctctctctctctgtctctctctatcttctctctccccctgccccccacccctctctctcgctctgaaaGAAGTGTGACTCAGCTGAGCCAGTGGAGCTCATATTCCTGTTGTTATGGAACAAAACCTGAATTAGTGAAagggaaagaaaaaaagagagagagagagagaaagtagtttATTCTCAGCATTAGAGACAGCAACAGTCAACATTACGTTTTACGCAACTTAATGAAACAGGCCtgtatagagagaagaagagcaagagagagagaaacatcctcccactctctctgtggtGAGGAAGGTGTAAAGAGCGTTTCAGGCATCAATTGAGTGCACTCTAAAAAGGGTTTTATaagtcctcagtgtgtgtgtcctttctCTCCTTTAGTACATTGCTGCTCTGTCCCTGCCTATAATCTCCTCTTTTTATATCCTGCTTTCAACTACAActatttctcttttctatatTCCCTTACTTTCCTGCTCTTCTTTCTTCCTTCTCTTCTCATTCCTTCTCTTCTCAagcccttctcttctcttctccttctttctcttctccttccttctttctcttcaacttccttccttccttccttccttccttccttccttccttccttccttccttccttccttccttccttccttccttccttcttgccttcttttctcctcctctcctctcctctcctctcctctcctctcctctcctctcctctcctctcctctcctctcctctcctctcctctcctctcctctcctctcctctccaggcgtGTGGGTCTGGGTCTCCTTGTCCCAGTGAGACAGCAGTTTCTAGTCCAGCCCAAACCAGTCCACCTGCCAACAGCTAGATAGACGCTGGCTGGGTGCTGGGTAGGTATCTATCCAACCtaactctcctccttctcctccctccttcctttgcTTTCTGTAAGCCTGCCTTCTCCACACACACCTTACCTTTAGTGATCTTCTGTTCACCCTCTctattctctgtctttctctttctctccagcccTCCCTTTTTCTTGTCCTCTCACTTATCCTGTCTGCTGCATCCTCTGATGTTAGCATGGTGTGTCTGACTGCCTGTGGTTGGATTGTGTGATTATgcaactgtgcgtgtgtgtgcttctgcgtctgtgtgtgtgcttgttgtgtctgtgttctctctccctATAGCCACCAGAGGTGTGTGAGTATCTCaataaagggtgtgtgtgtttaaaactCACCATGCATGGGCACGCTGTCATCATGTCATTTTGTTTGTCTCAGATGCATTTTCTACATCTTGATATTCAATGTACACTGAGCGTAGAAAATATTAAGGagacatgctctttccatgacatatactgaccaggtgaatccaggtgaacgctatgatcccttagtgatgtcacttgttaaatccacttcaatccatgtagatgaaggggaggagacatgttaaagaagggatttttaagccttgagacaattgaggcatggattgtgtgtgtgtgccattcagaaggtgcaagacaaaatatttaagtgtctttgaatggggtatggtagtaggtgctgtttgtgtcaagaactgcaatgctgctgggtttttcaaactcaacagtttcctgcgtgtatcaagaatggtccaccacccagcatccctgtggaactctttcgaCGCCTGGTGGAGTCCATGcaccaacgaattgaggctgttatgAGCGCAAAGGGGGGGTggaactcagtattaggaaggtgtccttaatgttttgtacactcagtgtatatactgtCCTGTACATGATGTTATGTGATGTCAAATGTAATATGATGTCAAATGTATATGTCCTGGACTGCAGTTCAGGGTTGGAGATAGTCAGTGTTGTACTGTAGAGACGTTCCTCCTATGGCAGTGGCTTCCctttatctcacacacacacacacacacacacacacacacatacacacatacacacacacacttacttctTATAGTGTGGGTGTAATGATAGGTGGTGTCAGTCAGGCCCACACACAGGGAAATATGTAATGTCAGTGGTTTTATCAATAATACTGGGCTGCCACCACTAACAACTGGGTGATATGAATTAGCATTAGTTTATATCTAGGAAGAACCCTAAACCCAATCACTGAGGAGCCAGGGTTGGGGAGTAgaaggagagagaccagaggtaTGTTTGTGGTCTTGTCACTCGGCCACATACTGacatacacacaaatgtacatGTATTTGACTCACACACTCAAAGGTTCCATCTGCATACAATAGAATTCTCAAATATGGTCATTCCACTTAGGAGTCAGATATGGAAGTGCTGGACCAATCAGCCAATCACGTGTCAGAGTGAACCTATGTAACTCCCTGCTGACAGGCTGATTGCAGTGTAACAATGTGTATGGTAATAACACAGGCCTGTTCTGACTGTTGTAGTCTGTGGACATCTCCATCAAACCTGCTGTGATATGTTTCCACACATACTGACACGCTGCTGTAGGAGGAAGGCAGACAGCAGTgtgtcagacacacacatactcacacgcTGCTGTAGGAGGAAGGCAGACAGCAGTgtgtcagacacacacatactcacacgcTGCTGTAGGAGGAAGGCAGACAGCAGTGTGTcagacacacatgcaaacacacactccaacagTGATAGATCCATTGTTCAAAGTTAGGATCTGACAGGCTgaggtgggtgggagagagagaacacacacaaaccctacaCACTTGTGAAGATCTGAGAGGATTTTATTGGTCTAAGCAAGTTGAAGCTACTACACCTGTCAAATCCTCTCCACAAGTGCGTAGGGTTTAGGGGTCCATTTGGGATTTGGGATTGGGCTACACACTCTCTATGCAACAATACCCTCAGCCTCTGCACTATGACTGGTCTCTCTGTCTGCAGCAGGGTGCTACTGCCATCTGGTGTTGACAACAGGAACTGCATGTGTTGCAGCTGGAGAAAGGGTCTGTGAGTCTAGGGAGTAGCTGACCTGTGTTCAGTCCCAGTGGGTCATGCTAATACTAACATTCTAactgtgtctcctctctgtctgcctagGGGAAGGATCTCTGTCTGCAGGGGAAGGATCCTCTCTATGCCCAGATCAACAAAGGGAGGAAATAAAGAGACTGAAAACTGGACTGACCTACCAATGCTGACCAACCAAccccatgtgtgtgtgcacgca
This window encodes:
- the LOC139410198 gene encoding disabled homolog 1-like isoform X1, which produces MSTEAELQPAVRPSVRRDSRRKGQDRSEAGLIRRFKGDGVRYKAKLIGLDEVTAARGDKLCQDSMMKLKGIAAAGRSKGDHKQKVFLTVSFGGIKIFDEKSEVLQHHHAVHEISYIAKDITDHRAFGYVCGKEGNHRFVAIKTAQSAEPVILDLRDLFQLIYQIKQREEMEKKAQKDKQCEQAVYQTILEEDLEDPVYQYIVFEAGHEPIRDQSEESIYQVPTSQQKEGVYDVPKRHPNINQLELFGDISTLPDIYSPSTPASPANTLDPSLGLQPLTELFNPFNPASVPSGYVAMGAVPTGQVWSQQAFSAQAGPLFGVQSPLGQSLPVAQVLPGGQPLIWGQANLFPATQQQWAAMTGAGFPATAYLPAQPGSLPAMPAMFLPVNQPCDSLSSASAASNPAPSSASSPQHAERQRQKMSKEMFKDFQLAKPPAMPAKMGDQHPCLAGTSEAFSSYFSRVGTVTDTDDCDDFDISQLNLTPVTSTTPSTNSPPTPAPRQSSPSKSAASHVSDHIDHISDPPTDATDPSTDDSFGEVEGSPSRSGEEDAACGSGSPCPSETAVSSPAQTSPPANS
- the LOC139410198 gene encoding disabled homolog 1-like isoform X2, whose amino-acid sequence is MSTEAELQPAVRPSVRRDSRRKGQDRSEAGLIRRFKGDGVRYKAKLIGLDEVTAARGDKLCQDSMMKLKGIAAAGRSKGDHKQKVFLTVSFGGIKIFDEKSEVLQHHHAVHEISYIAKDITDHRAFGYVCGKEGNHRFVAIKTAQSAEPVILDLRDLFQLIYQIKQREEMEKKAQKDKQCEQAVYQTILEEDLEDPVYQYIVFEAGHEPIRDQSEESIYQVPTSQQKEGVYDVPKRHPNINQLELFGDISTLPDIYSPSTPASPANTLDPSLGLQPLTELFNPFNPASVPSGYVAMGAVPTGQVWSQQAFSAQAGPLFGVQSPLGQSLPVAQVLPGGQPLIWGQANLFPATQQQWAAMTGAGFPATAYLPAQPGSLPAMPAMFLPVNQPCDSLSSASAASNPAPSSASSPQHAERQRQKMSKEMFKDFQLAKPPAMPAKMGDQHPCLAGTSEAFSSYFSRVGTVTDTDDCDDFDISQLNLTPVTSTTPSTNSPPTPAPRQSSPSKSAASHVSDHIDHISDPPTDATDPSTDDSFGEVEGSPSRSGEEDAGKDLCLQGKDPLYAQINKGRK